Below is a window of Terriglobales bacterium DNA.
ACGTCCAATTTGCCGGCCGCCGACACAATCAACAGCGATTCGGCGGCCTACGGCACCACCAATCACAATTCGCTGGCCATCGAAGACCGGCCCACGGAATCCTCGGGAGATTTGAGCGCGGAAGTTATCCGCATCAGCCCGGATTATTTTCGGGTGATACAAACACCGCTCGTCGAAGGGCGCTTCTTCACCGAGGACGACGAGAACGGCAAGCTGCCCGTGGCGATCATCGACGAGGCGACGGCAAGGCGCTACTGGTGGCCGGATCATGATCCACTGGGCCGGCGCCTTCGTATCCGGTTGCGTTTCGGGCAGAATCCCGTGAATCCATGGAGCACCGTGGTGGGCGTGGTGAAAAATATCAAGCACGACGGGCTCGATGTCGATGGCGTGCCGCACCTCTATGTTCCGCTGAATCAATTTCTCGGGCGGTCGTTGAGCTTGGCTCTGCGAACTTCCTTGCCGGCGAGCACGCTCGAGCCGCAGATTCGCGGCGCGATTCAGAGCGTAGATCCAGGGCTGCCGGTGTTCGGCGTCACCTCGATGGATGAAATACTGGATGCATCGCTGGCATCGCGCAGATTTTCCGCGAATCTGGTTGCTGGATTTGCGGGTGGGGCGCTCTTGCTTGCCTCGATCGGAATTTACGGTTTGCTGGCCTATATGGTTGGCCAAAGATCACGCGAGATTGGTCTCCGATTGGCGTTGGGTGCCCAGCGAGCGGATATCTTGCGACTTGTCCTGGGAAAAGGTGTAGTCCTGGCTGGCCTCGGAATTGTGACCGGGGTGATATTTTCCGCTTCTACCGCCTCGACGATGGCAAGTTTGCTCTACGGCGTTCGCCCACATGATCCGGCTGTATTTCTGATGGTGCCTTTGCTTCTGCTCGTAGTTGCGATTGCCGCCAGCTACATTCCGGCTTGGCGAGCGACCAAGGTGGATCCTATTGTGGCGCTGCGGGAATCGTGAGTTCCTTGGGCATGGACGCGTCGAGTGATGTGGGAAAGGCCCGCAGCGCATCCCGGTCGTTCGCCAAAACTCTGTCCGCACTTGGAACCAGCAGTACAGCTCATTGAAGTCCACAATGATGGGATCCGAGGCCTCTGAGATTACAGGTCATTCTGTGGGCGCAATCACGCCGCTCTGCCTCGGTTCCTTACTGCCCGTATTCTTCGACATTGGGCTAAAGCGTTTCGAGGAGGTCGTGACCGCTGGGGGCTCGACCCACGCAGCTATCCGAATCCCGCTCACTCGATTTGCCCAGCTCACCGGCGCCACGTGGGTCGATGTCTGCAAAGAGATGTAAGCCAATGGGGAACGGGCTCCAACGACAGTTCAATTGCACATGTAACTTGCCAACAATGAAATTCCACCTTTATCAGTTCCACCCAGGAAAGGACGATGTTTCAATGTCAACGTTTTCTTTACAAATGCTGCGGGCACTATTTTTAGCGACGATTCTGGCTGGCGCGCTCGCCGGAAGTGCCATGGCGCAGGCGCCGGATGCCAGCTGTGCGTTGCCGTCAGAGCCCGAGGGAATTCCAGCCGCGCTTGATGCGGCAATCACCGGGCCCGCGGACAAGGATCGAGCCTGCATGAAGGCCCTGTTAATACCCGAAGCGCGCATGATGTTCCTTTCAATCGCCGCGGACGGTGCGCCGAGCTATAAGCTCGAGACCTTGGACGATTGGATCGCCCGCGTCAAAGCCCGTGGCCACGCCATGTTGGAAGAAAAGCAGCTGAAGTTTCGCATTGAGCGCTACGGCAACATCGCGCACTTATGGAGCAGCTACACGCTGCAAAGCGATGGCAAGCAAGTCGCGCGCGGCATCAACAGCATTCAAGCGATCAAAGAAGCCGGCGGATGGCGAGTTACGGGCATCATGGTGCAGGCCGAGTCGGTCACTGCGCCGCTGCCCAAGGAATATCTGCCGTAAAGTAGGCAAGCTAAGAGCCGTGAAACGGCAGCGGTCAACTCATCGCAACAACGAAAGTGCCTTTCAAAAGCGAGAGGCACTGCAGGAGATATGACCACTCTTTCCAGGTCAGACCGTTCTTCACTCCCAAGAGACCACGGCAGCCTCGGGCACCCAACGCAGCCTCCAGCCTTTGGAGTTGCCGGGTTATCGCGGATGGCGTCCGGTATAGACGATCGGCTGCACCAGCTATGAACCCGGCCTGGGCAAACTCCACGAGGGCGCGTAAATCATCGAGCAAAGAAGCCTCCTAAAGCACATTTCACTCTTCGCAAGATACGTCACCATAATGCAGAAAGGGAAGCATTATTGTGAAAATAATGAACTTGTTGAATGTTGGTTGTCCAGCGATACTACATGGGATTCGTGCGTTTGTGGAGATTGATCAGCTACGGAAGTAGCTACAGGAGTTGCTATGAGCAAGACCGCAATTACCTCGCCTGAACTCGCGCCGCCGGTCGGCCCATTTTCCCAGGCAGTCAAAATCGATGGTTTCCTCTTCTTCAGCGGACAGGTCGCCCAAGACCCGGCCACTGGCAAGGTGGTCGAGGGGGGCATTGTGCCCGAGACGGAGCGCGTCTTCCAAAACCTATCGGCGGTTCTGAAGGCGGCCAGCAAGAGTTTTGATGATGTCGTGCGCGCCGGGGTGTTTCTCACGAACATTACTGACTTCGCCGCGATGAATGGCATCTACGCAAAATATTTCAGTCAGCCCTTTCCCGCCCGCACGACGATCGCGGCGGCCGCGCTACCACTTGGGGCGTGCGTCGAGATTGATCTCGTTGTCAAGGCCTGAGGCGGCGCATGGAGGCCTCATCGCGGGGATATTGGAGGCTCCAAAATGCAAATACTGATAGTGGGCATTGGTGCGTTGGGCGGAACAATTGCGGCGCGTGCCATCCGCACAGGACTGCCCGTGCGGCTTGCGGCTCGCCGGGTGCCCCGCCCTTTAGTTTTGTTGTCCCTTAATGAACCCACAAACCAGAGGCTTGCGACGCATTCTTGGCGGCGGGAATCTGCATTTCATCACCACGAGCTGCTATCAGCGCGAACCGCTCCTCGGCCGCCGCGCTCTGCGTCGGCTATGTCCAACGGCCTTCCCTCAGCACCGAACATAGTTCGGTGGTACCACGAGTCAAGATTGCAAGTCAACGAAAATCTCATTTTGGAACTCACACCGCTGGGGTAGACTGCTCGTCGGCGATCATCGGACGCTGGCACGAGCGACGGATTGCGAAATTCATAATTCACTGCTTATTCACTGTTATTCACTGTTCTTTGTGGCGCGTAAAAATCGCAAATTTCGATAATCTCTCACGCGGCAGGAGGTTGCGCGGAACTGTCCGTTGCTCGCCACCTTTTTCAGAAAAAATTCACTGTTAGATTCGCTGATAAATTCGCTGTTCGGCGAACACCAGTGAATTAAGCCGGTTTCAGGCTGAGTCCGTTGCTCGCTCAAAGACCGCCGATGTGTTCTTTTCGCAGGGGCGCATGCGCCAATGGAGCCTGTGGAGCCACACAGGTCACCTACACCTACACGCTGACCGGCAAGCCCAAGACCAT
It encodes the following:
- a CDS encoding Rid family detoxifying hydrolase, producing the protein MSKTAITSPELAPPVGPFSQAVKIDGFLFFSGQVAQDPATGKVVEGGIVPETERVFQNLSAVLKAASKSFDDVVRAGVFLTNITDFAAMNGIYAKYFSQPFPARTTIAAAALPLGACVEIDLVVKA
- a CDS encoding YbaK/EbsC family protein: MMGSEASEITGHSVGAITPLCLGSLLPVFFDIGLKRFEEVVTAGGSTHAAIRIPLTRFAQLTGATWVDVCKEM